The Cutaneotrichosporon cavernicola HIS019 DNA, chromosome: 5 DNA segment GACGCGAAGAGTAGGAGCGTGTCTCGCGTTAGTGGTGTTGACGTGCTTGACAAAACTTGTGAAATGATCCGACCTCGGTCACAATGGTAATACTGTACATACAGTGGCGTCATTAGGCGTTAACTCTATTCTATTTGGTCGCAGATTTATCTGCCTTGCACTGTGAAAGGTGTTGGGCATAGACTGGGACGCTGGTgggagggatggggagTGACAAGGTCTTGTATGCAGGCATACCGTTCAGCATCCAGCTAGAACATGTCCATCACAGCCCCAGCAGCTGCCGACAGTACCCCTTCCGGTGCTAACCGAGCTGGGCCGTACGCGTACCCCCTCAACCCGGCATGtggggttgaggttgaggttcCAGCAGCCTcctgcgcgtcgaggtaGGCGACGGGGTCGAATGTATCGCCCTCTCCCGACCAGTCGAtctccaactcgtcctcttctcgAAGGGCGGGGGATGATGCGGCCGGGAATGGAGTCACGGCGACCACaggctggggttagttCTAGTTCAGACCTTGTGACCCAGGAGAGGGAGTGATGGGCCGCCTGCTAGACTCACTGTCGCGATGGCCGAGTGGTCGAAATCTGGGATGGCGAGCGTGTCAAATTCAATGTCGATGACTATCGGGGTGAACGCCGCGACTGCTACTGCTGGtatgaggaggagggctgCGCGCATTGTGGAGCGGAGGTGGAACGGGGAGGAAACGAGGGTGTGAGAGTCGTTGTGTTATGTGTCAACAACGTTGACGGGGATGGTGATTAAACAGAAAGATGAAGGAAGTGAACAAGCCGGTCCCAGCGCCATAACATGACACCCAGAGATGCCCAACACGGGCCCATGTTGACGATTGGATCATGGGTAAAAATGTTGGTTGCGCCACCCAGCCAGGGCAAGTGGGGATTGGGTGGGTTTGGTTATCTGATTAGACTACCATTAGACCACAGGGTCACAGATTGCGTTGTTTGTTTGACCCCGCCGCTCCATCGTCCGATTGCCCGACACTCGACACCCACGTCGGGCCCAAacgaccttgtcggccAGTCGGCCATGTCCGGCTTTCTTTTCCAGGATACACATTGCAAGGATACCATATACAGACCACTACACCGCCGCAAtgaccgccgccgcgacgcacGCTGCGCCCAGCATGTTGGCGCCCAGTTCGGATGCGCCACCACGGACGTGTGTACCTGGGACTGGGGCGACAACGATGCCGGCGGGGGGTGGCGAGCCGCCACCCGTGTTCGTGTTTGGGGTCGCGTCCTTACCGCCCTTGTTCGAGTtggagctggaggaagACCATCCCGACGACGTGCCTTTGGAACCGGAAGAGGAAccggaagaggacgagctgccGCCTCtaccgccaccgccgccgcctctaccgccgccacctccacctccgctGCTGCCTTTGAAGGAGCCCTCGATCAAGTTGTTGGGAGACTCGGGGTCCTGGGGCACGACAATGGTGTCGACGTTGTCACgtggctggggttagtgtTGAGTGAAAGGAAGGGTGCGAAGGGAAAGGTGGGGGGGAGACGCACTTCTGGGTCTTGAACGGCAAGCACTCTGAAGAGGAAAGGAAGGAGAATGAGGAAGCgcatcgtcgacgcgttTGTGAGAGGATGTCGAGTTGAGAGTTGACGATGGAGGTGTCATGGTCGACGTGTCCCCGTCCGGCCATGGGTTGCAGATCTTTGGCGTCGCACGGGGGCAAAAGGCTGCGCGCAGCACCTGGCGACAGAATCGCCGAGGTCAAAGCTCAAGGGAACCAAGGCCTGTCTCAGCTTCTCACTTCTCACTTCTCTTTTCTCACTTCTCACCTCTCACTTCTCACTTCTCACCTCTAACCCTCACTGAATGCATGGCGGGTACAGCAGTCGAGCCACGGAATGTACTTTGATACGGGGGGGCAACTCCCACGCAGGGGTGTGTATGTTGGACGGCCAGCCAACAAGCTTTGGTTGCTACCATCAACTACAACTGGAGCTATCCCGAGTCCTCTCTGATCTGGTAACAAGGTATTATTTTATGTATCGTGTCTGGCTGGTTGGGGACGTCTGGCACCCAGCAATCGGGCCGGCGGTGTAATCACAACATGCTTAAACTAGCGATACATGCTTCCATGTCAATCCCGGTACAGGCTATGAATACAGTGCCGGAATCTTTATACAAGAGCATAGACGAGCGCTACAGCCGCAGCTGCGCTCATGATATTCGGCGCAGTGGCGACGCCATCGTTATAATTGTGGCCCGGGTTGTAGGGCTGGCTGCTAGAACCTGAACCTGACCGAGAGCCACCAGACCCGGAGCCAGACCCGGACCTGTTGCCTGTGCCACTGCTCCCACCGGACGAGCCCTTTGAGCCGCTGAAGCCGCTGGAGCCGCTGGAGCCGCTGGATCCTTTTGAGCCGGAGGAGCCGGAGGAGCCAGACGAGCCGGAGGAGCCAGACGAGCCAGAGGAGCCAGACGAGCCAGAGGAGCCAGAAGAGCCAGACGAGCCAGACGAGCCGCTAGACGAGCCGCTAGATCCAGACGAGCCGCTGGATGAGCCGCTGGATGAGCCGCTGGATGAGCCGCTGGATGAGCCGctggacgagctgctggaTCCGGACGAGCCGCTGGCTCTCTTGacggactcggactcggactcggcgtcggcgaggtcggggtCTGCGTCAttcgagctcgagtcggcggggttggggtcTGTGTTCGCGTATGAATTCGAGTCAGAGCCAGAGTCAATGGGGTTGGACTCTGTATTCACGACCTCGGGCTTCGAATCGGCAAGAGCCGGTACCGGCATCTACAGTCAGCTTGGGCTTGGCCTAGGGAGGGCTCACGGGGTTGTCACTGACAGGCGCGGCAAACGCCACTGTGGCCAAGATGATGGGGATAAGTGTGTGGCGCATTGTAGATGTGTGGTTTGGGCTGCGGATGGAGATGGCTGAGATGGCTGCGGATATCTGGTGTCTTTTATGTATCAAGAAAAGTCAATAGGAACAAGGTTGAAGTGGCACCGCGTTACACCGGTTTATTATTCTTATTTATTAGCACCGGCGTCACGTAACGACAAACTTCCGTCGGAAACAATGCCTAACAACAAGCACAGGCGCGATATGCTTTGGAGTACGACTCTTACCGGTCGAAACAaggcccgcctcgcccccCTTGCTTGCACGAGGGCGTACACGAGGACGGCGCAACGGCAAACCTTACGACGCGACGGCAAACCTTGGCCCACTCTGGGTGGTATTCTGCTGGCCTGCGGTGCGTTCCTCGTTGGTCTGCTCTTGCTtgcctcctcggcgctctcgcgcCCTTGACCTCTCATTTTGGGTTCAACGCGTGGGTGACGTAAACCGGGTCGACAGGAACAGAACGAGCCGGTTAGTTCACCGGAGGCGGGCGTTGCTGGTGGGACGGCAAGGATGCCGTTATTGGAGAGCCGAGAGGTGCAATCAGTGGAGCTTATGTCTCTTTGGCAACTCACCCACCGCACAGAGCCTCGACAGTTGGCACAGGCATACTCGGGCCGTTATGCTCCATCTTGGGGTGTGGAGGAATCTACAGTTTGTTTGGATGTACTGCTCATGAAGGCTCATGAACTCGATACGTACCTCAACCAATTCTGGTCAAGTGCCACTCTGTTTCGCACAGGCGTCTCACGCTGATAAGTTATATTGTCCAGCTCTTGCCACGGTCAAcccgcgtcgagcgcgggGGAATTACATCAAGAGCAATCAGCATTCCAACCTCCTATCAAGGCGGAGTGATAGTGCGATAAAAGAACCCCTTCACGAGCCATGCCAACGTGCGGACGCGAGGTAGCACCGCCATTCATTCTTCTGAATACAACCCAGCCTACTACAACCCTCCCCCAGCCGGTCATGACATCACGTGAGCGATTACGCGAGGTAGCGGACGTGCCCCGCCGGTCATTACATCAAGTGAGCGATTACGCGAGGTAGCGGAAGTGCCCAGCCGGTCATTACGTCAAGTGAGCGATTACGCGAGGTAGCGGAAGTGGCGGTTCTGCCATCAGCTGCATCTTTCCCCACAACCCACCTCCATGTCAGTGAGGTCCAGCTCGCCAGCGAGGAAGTTCTGGTGGTCACGCTCTTCCTCTGTAAGGCCTGATGCGAGGAACTCGGCATTGCGTTTCTTGTTCTCGCGCTTGTAgtgccaccaccacacaAGCGTGTTGACAATGTTGACAATCATGACTGTGCCGCAGATGGTCATGCCGCGGCGGTAAAGCGGTGCATCGTCGGGACGCATGACCTGCGACCCGATGATGTTGCCGATGCAATACCTGTGCGTTAACGACTCTGAAGCCAAGCCAGACTTACGCGATGAGTGAAGATCCGCCAAAGAAAGACTTTTTGGTTCGACCAGCGACGTTGACGGAAATAGTGGGCCAGGCGAGGATGAATGTCCCGATGGAGAAACAGACGCCCATAACCATGACGCCGTACTTTGTCCACTTGTCCGCATCCTCGGCAAATccgaggaagaagaggacgacAATGACTGTGCACTGCCAGAAGATTCCGATTGGGAAGCGCATCCACACGTAGTACCGAACAATGATGGATGAGATGATCATTCCCACAAAGCAAAGACCATACATTGGCAGTGAGAAGAGGACCGATTCGAGGGGCGTGAACCCAAGACCTGTGAAGATGAGGTTCATAAACGTCGAAATGGCGCTTCTGTCAGGTTTTGGTAAATCACAGACTTACCCGTTGGGAAtggatgggaggaggttgaaCAGGAGCGCGCAGTACCATTGCGGGTCACGTAGGCACTCGCGTACTTGCTTCCACTTCCATGGTTGGCGCTCGCCTCCGCCAGTAGCGTTGGAAACAATACGAGCTTTAGCCAtgcgcttctcgcgcttgcTGAGCCACCACACCTCGTCTGGTGTGCCGCCAAaagcgaggaagacgaaTCCCATGCCGACAgtgaggccgccgaggaagaggttgaTGACACGCCACGCCGCGATGCCTCCCTTCCTCTGCGCATTATCTGCGAGGTAGTAAATCCCCACGCCGAAAATGACGGCGAAAAACGAGTCTACATCAGCGCTAATCGTCCAGAAACCCACTCATCGAGTAATACAGACCCTGTCGGAGGGACTGCTCTTTACGCAGGTACCATGCCGCACTGAAGATGGCGAAACCGGGAGTGACGACGGCCTCAAACCAGCCGAGGAAGAAACGAACAGCTAAAAGCTGAGAGTAATTGTTACAGGCGGCGAGGCAGAGGACCATGCTTCCCCAGATGATGACGcagacggcgagcgcgcgtcCGAGTGGGAAACGCTGCAGCATAAACATCATGGGATACTGCGCAACCGCATATGCCACACTGCGAGTTAGCCGTGAGTTTTAGGGATGGCATGCTTCGTTTTCAGTCAAAGTGCCACTTTGAACCAATCCTCGGTCACGTGACTTTGTCGACTGTTGCCCACCTTGACTTACTAGAAGATGGTGGAGAGGTTTGCGAACTCGGCCTTGCTGAGATTCGTGTCTTGTAGCAGGCCGAACACGGCACCGCTTGACAGACTCGTCTAATGTTAACCAGGACAGCCCACCGACTCACCTTGTCTGAATATTGCAAGCCGTACAAGAGCATGAGCATGGGCATCATGATAAAGTCGACCTTGCGGATGACGCGGCTGTACTCTTTTTCGGTGAACTCGTCATGTGCGCGAATCaagtcctcgccctctACGATATCCTGGTCCGTAACCTCATTCTCTGAGACTGTGAATGGCAGCTTGTCGTGACTCGGACGCCGTCCGCGCGACCCATGCGACGTAACCCGCCTAATGTCGGGTGCGTGGTCGGCATCGTGGCTGTTATGCGCCGTCTCGTAATGCACAACGTGGACTTTCTCGTTGAAGTCTTTGTCAGACATGGCGTCGTGGGAAAAGATCGCTACAGACACAATCTGTCGCTGTCTAAGTATGCAGCACAGATGCGATAGCCCGTCAGCTGACTGTAGAACTCCGCATCGGCTATGAGCGTCGAGCAGCCCACCTGGGTTTGTGCTCGGCGCAACGGCCCAGTCTAAGTGGAGCGGATAAACGGCGTATGGACGAGGTACACGATATGATCTCAGGAAAAGGTCCGAAACGATGAATGGCCTCCTTGGTGGACATGCTGCCCACATGGACAGGCACCGCGGAGTGGACTGCGGTGGGCTCCACTACCAATCATGCGGCCAGTTGCGGGACGCGTGATGGTGATAGCTGTCACGGGGGTGGGCGTGCGTGCTTCCATTGAGAAACCTTGCCACCCTGCTCATGGTCAGCTGGCCACAGTCGAATTGTCGACAGTGGACGTGTCTACGTACGGCCGGGGCGGTGGCTCCGTGAGGCCCGCGGCAAGATTGAGAACGGCTGCTCCGCGAACGACAAATTCATGAAATAGCTATTCGTATACGACTCACATGCACGCTCGGACGGGATGTTCTGCTGGCTGCGTGTTCTGACACGGCATCCCAAGGCATTTGTTGATAGCAGAGCCCACTTCAGTACACCACGCGTCTGACGTCGACCCAGTGATTGATGACGACACGCTCAAGAAGTGGTAACACTGGATTCCAACTACCGAGGGCCTACATTCGCGACTTGCAACTGGGTCTTCATGATAGCTTGTCATTTCGGCGAGACATAGTACACTTGCCGCAGTTCCACCCGCGGAGAAATAGCTATAGATACCCAGAGGCACTCAAAAGCTCAGCATTACAGCCGCGCACCGCCCTTggccgcgacctcggcctgccACTCCCTGGCCGCGCGTTCTCGGAGAAACTTGCGCAGAATCTTACCCGCTGGTGACTTGGGGATCTCGTCCACAACgacaacgccgccgcgcagaCGCTTGTGCGGTGCGACCTGGGTAGCGAGCCAGTCGGCAACCTCGCGCCCGACCTTGCGGTCGTCCTTGAAATCGGGCGCGACGACAATGTACGCGCGTGGAAGTTCAGTCGCCTGGCTCTCGTCGTACACCGCACAGAGACCAGCGTCAATGACCTTTGGGTgcttgaggatgaggccctcgagctcggcaggCGCGACTTGGAAGCCCTTGTACTTgatgagctccttgacgcgGTCCACAACTTTCCACCACCCATCGTCGCGGCGCGTCAGCACATCACCTGTCTTGTACCACCCGCCAGGGGCCATCGACTTGGCCGTCTCCTCGGGCCGGTTGTGGTACCCGCGCATGATGTTTGGGCCGCGAAGCCACAGCTCGCCGGGTTCGCCACGCTCCGCGTCCAGGCCCGTGTTGTGGTCTACGAGACGCGCTTGAAACGTCGCGAGCAGGCGCCCACAGAAGCCCTCGTGGCCGTCTGCCTCGTGTGCAGCCATGACGTGTGTGGCTGGCGAGGCCTCAGTCATCCCGTAACCCTGCATGAGTTTGATGTCGGGGAACTTGGCAGAGAACGCCTCGGCCTGTAGCACGGACAATGGCGCAGCAGCGCACACCATCGAGTGCATGGACGAGATGTCGTACTTGTCGAGCAGCTTCGAGTGGAGCAGTACCAACACGATGGGCGGCACGATGAGTCCGTAAGTGATTTTGTACTGCTTTAGCAACGATACAACCCGAGTTCCGCACCTTCTGGATCACCTGGAGGGtggtctcctcgtcaaagcGCGGGAGGATGACAACCGGTACGCCCTGCGTCGAAGGCATCATGAGGAGGTACGCGAGGCCGTACACGTGCGACATGGGGAGCACACCGAGGACGCAGTCGTGCCCGCtctcgaggtgctcgatGCCGAGCACAGCTGCCTGCATCTGACTCGTGAGGTTGAAGTGTGTAGTCATTACGCCCTTGGGCAGCCCGGTGGTTCCTGAGCTATAGCCGAGCCAGGCGACTTCTTGTGCGTCCTTTCCATTGAACTGCTCGGGCTCGCCGGGCTCACCAAAGATCTCGGTGACGAGCTTGAACGGAGAGCCTGGAGGCTTGTCTTCCGGCTTACAGAGGAGGATAACACGCTCGTCTGGGAACCGATCGGTCAGGTGCAGCCGCGCCTTTTCGAATGTGGGGATGAGCGCGGGCGCGATGAAGATGGCGGCCGAGTTCGAGTCGTTGAGTTGGTGCACAATCTCGAGGGGTTGACTGACGTCAGCTTGAACGTCTCCTGGGCGAGCTAACGATGCACTCACTATGCGGCATTCGCCGGGCTCGCAACCACGCCGGCCGCCATGAGTCCATATGCAGCTTGGATGTACTCGAGGCTGTTGAAGCCCCAGAGGCAAGCCGTGTCTCCGCGTTTAACTCCCAGAGCTCGGAGGCCGGAGGCGATACGCAGGGCATTGGTCCGAAGCTCGCCGCGGCTCAGtacgcgctcgtcgagtcCATCGATGAACAGCGGCTGCGATGGTGACCAGTCAGGGATTGGGCTGATCCCAGGCCccggagggaggaggaagtcgaAGATGGACTGCtgagggaggaagggcgCGGGGTAATCCGAGTCATAGATGGTGATGGTCATGATCACGTATGTCTCTATGAGAGAGATGTTGACAAGCAAAAGAGTGTACAACAGTGACGTTAAGAGCAAGTGATGGGATGCTTTGGTCAAAGTGTGCTTGGAGTAGAGCTAAACTCAATTTCGGGCCCCCGCCCCAttgccggcggcgagtgcCGCTCCTACTGTAACGCAACCGGCGAGTGCCGCCAACATGTCAACACTTGCTATCACTACAAGTCTATACGAGACATTCCGATACCGACTCCAGGCGGTCGTACCGAAACCCGACGTACGCTGAGTGGAAGAAGGAATCACCAATGACCCAGCCGTCAGATCCACCCAAAGATGTTGCCGAAGCAGGTCTCCTCCATACTGCTCGTGTTGGCTTTGCCGCGGAACTGATACATGTCCTCGGCTGCAATGCGGTACGGCACGCCACTGAAGGTCAGATCGAGCTATAGCGTGGCGTTGCAAGGATATCTGTAGTACTCGAGCGTTCCCAGCTAGCTCCACCTCGGGTCGGGGAACGAGCGGGAGCGCCACGCCGAACTCTTGCTTGGGGACGGCGTTTCCACCGAGGCTGACGGTATCGGTCCCAACCTCGCCGGTGACGTGGGTGACTGGGTAATCCATGCGGTAGGTCTCGCCAGTATTGTTGTATGTGCTGGATGCGCCACGGTTGAAGCCAGGCTTGCTCGGGCATTCTGCCTGGCATGGGTTGGAATGGACCCACAGCGCTCTTGAGCCAGTATCGAGCTGCACCTCCAAGGTCTGCGGCGGAGTGCTGGTGTAAGCGAGTTTGTGGACGGCGGAGCAAAGGCAACGGGCCGAAAGGGGGACTGCCACGCCACAGGATGGTGCACATGGCAAGGAATATGACTCACCCTATATTAACATTAACTGTGTACATCACGTTGGCGCGATTCAAGACCCCCTGGGTACCAATAGCGCCGGTCGTCATAGCCCTCATGTTGGCCTCACCGCCAGCGGGAACGGTGTCGGGACTGACGAGGTTGACTTTACGAGTGATGGGGATCGTGACGGGCTCCGCCAAGGCAAGCAGGTTGGTAGTCGGCTGGTCGAGGGGCAGCGCGACTGCCTGGGCGACCAGGGCGAGCACTGCGAAGAGCTGTGCCACATACATATTGAGGTACTCGAGTAGGACCGGTAGTGAGTTGTCGGTGTGGCCATGTTTTGAAGCTCGCAGCTAAATCTGAGACCTGACCGTCAACCGTGGACAGGTTTAGCTTCTGGGAAACGCGTGCTCCAACTAGCGCGCAGCGTTCTTATCGGCCCGACAGAGTCGTGTCACAGTTATTCTGATCAGTGGTAAGTGATAAGTGACGAAACAGAGCCGGGGAAGTAGTGAGACAGGCCTGACGACGGAACGCGCTCTATCTCAATCGGTGTGGGTGGAAGGCGACGGATTTcggcgagagcggcgcTCCCATTGATAGTCCAGTTCACGGATAGCGTGTGAGGCGTCGTGGGTGATGTTGACGTCAGATGAGAAGAGTTAGGATTGTGAGTTGGGGATGTGGAAATGTCGACAAGTGGTCAGGTCCACAGTTGCGGTGGCCGTGACCGACTTGGCAGCTGCTCAATTGAATTGATTGAATTGCAGCACTTATTTATATCACAAATCACTAGACGGGTGCGCGTTGCTCCTCTAATCTGGCGACAGGAGCCTCTGAAATCGCGTACGCGATTACAGGCCTGCAGGGCTGCCGTACACTGGCGTGATCGAGGCGACACACCCGCCATGTCTTGCCCCATTCCCCTAGTTTGTGCATCCACTACTTGCTCATCTGGTCGGCAATCTCAATACAGCGCGCCCAGCGCTCGTCATCTACGATGGCGATCTTGCCGTTCCTCAGCTCGCGGAACCGCGTCTGATCCTCTCGCGTCGGGGCAAAGCCATACCATGCCTGCGCAGCGGCCTTATAGTCTCCCGCAATGAAGGGAACGACTGGTGCGAGCCAGGAGCGGGTAACCTTATCCTCGTCGGAAGAGAACCCGAAACGCGAGAGGAACCACCACGCCCACtggtcgtcggcgtgcGTGACCACGCCTGAGAAAATGGCGTTTTCCGCAAAATATTTCGCCTTCCACGCCAGTCGGAAGCGGAGCACATTCTCAGCCGGACAGTGCTGTAGGAGGGAACGAACAAGTGCGCGCTCAGACACATACACCTGTCCGTGCGCGACAATGTCGCCGAACATCCGCTTGACTGCGTCTACCTGGGTCTTGTCCGTGATTGGCTCGTCTGGCTTCAAGCCTTGCAGCGCAGCGGGAAGCGGCCAACACGCTacgagctggcgcgcggccgcggggTTGTAGTAGTTCTCGAGCTGGATtgcgacgtcgtcgagagTACGTGGCGGGTTCGTTGCGCCGTACATGACCTCTTCCTGTGGCGTCTCGCCAATGATGATGGCCATGCCGCGTGCGCCGAAGCGGCGCGCAAAGTCGCCGTTTACGACACGCGCATACATCTCAGGATGGACAAAGGCGCCGTCGGTGACTCCGCGGAACGTGTGGATTTTGCTGCGGTCAGTTTCTCCAGAAGAGAAACGAAACTCACAGGTGCATGACCTTGTCAACGAGCTCCTGCATCGGTACTTTGCGGAGCGCAGCCATCTTCTCCGGCCCGCTCAGACCTGCGTCAACTCCACATGCCTCGGCCAAGCCGTCAAAGCCCGCCTGGCTCTCCTCGATGGTCTTGCACTGCGCCGGCAGGGCGTTGGAGAACATcatcgcgcgcgagatcaGAGGCTTGGCATCCGAATTGAGCTCGTACGCCAACTGCATCTGCACACTGTACGCGCCGGCAGATAGGCCCGCGATGGTGATGTTGGCTCCGTTTCCACCGAAATGGTGCGCGTTCTCGGCCGCCCACTCGATCGCGAGGCGCTGGCTGGATGTCAGTCCGACCTGGGACGGACTCACTCCCAGAACCCAAAGTTGCCCGCTGTACCGTCGTCGTTCTCGGCCTGCACCTCCTTACCGGCAAGGAAACCGAACAAGCCCAACCGATATCCGGGGACGATGACTACGGTCGGCATCGGGCCTGAGACGAGGTTGGCAGGGTCGTTCTTGTCCGTCATGGCCGGGTTGCCGATCTGTAGCCACCCGCCGTGCAGGAAGAGCCACACCGGCCAGCCGCCCTTTGGAGGGGCGCCAGCAGGCGTCCAGATATTGACGGTGAggctgtcctcgtcgagcacggcgTTGGGCACGC contains these protein-coding regions:
- a CDS encoding uncharacterized protein (Major Facilitator Superfamily), with the translated sequence MSDKDFNEKVHVVHYETAHNSHDADHAPDIRRVTSHGSRGRRPSHDKLPFTVSENEVTDQDIVEGEDLIRAHDEFTEKEYSRVIRKVDFIMMPMLMLLYGLQYSDKTSLSSGAVFGLLQDTNLSKAEFANLSTIFYVAYAVAQYPMMFMLQRFPLGRALAVCVIIWGSMVLCLAACNNYSQLLAVRFFLGWFEAVVTPGFAIFSAAWYLRKEQSLRQGLYYSMNSFFAVIFGVGIYYLADNAQRKGGIAAWRVINLFLGGLTVGMGFVFLAFGGTPDEVWWLSKREKRMAKARIVSNATGGGERQPWKWKQVRECLRDPQWYCALLFNLLPSIPNGAISTFMNLIFTGLGFTPLESVLFSLPMYGLCFVGMIISSIIVRYYVWMRFPIGIFWQCTVIVVLFFLGFAEDADKWTKYGVMVMGVCFSIGTFILAWPTISVNVAGRTKKSFFGGSSLIAYCIGNIIGSQVMRPDDAPLYRRGMTICGTVMIVNIVNTLVWWWHYKRENKKRNAEFLASGLTEEERDHQNFLAGELDLTDMENRHFRYLA
- a CDS encoding uncharacterized protein (AMP-binding enzyme C-terminal domain), giving the protein MTITIYDSDYPAPFLPQQSIFDFLLPPGPGISPIPDWSPSQPLFIDGLDERVLSRGELRTNALRIASGLRALGVKRGDTACLWGFNSLEYIQAAYGLMAAGVVASPANAAYQPLEIVHQLNDSNSAAIFIAPALIPTFEKARLHLTDRFPDERVILLCKPEDKPPGSPFKLVTEIFGEPGEPEQFNGKDAQEVAWLGYSSGTTGLPKGVMTTHFNLTSQMQAAVLGIEHLESGHDCVLGVLPMSHVYGLAYLLMMPSTQGVPVVILPRFDEETTLQVIQKYKITYGLIVPPIVLVLLHSKLLDKYDISSMHSMVCAAAPLSVLQAEAFSAKFPDIKLMQGYGMTEASPATHVMAAHEADGHEGFCGRLLATFQARLVDHNTGLDAERGEPGELWLRGPNIMRGYHNRPEETAKSMAPGGWYKTGDVLTRRDDGWWKVVDRVKELIKYKGFQVAPAELEGLILKHPKVIDAGLCAVYDESQATELPRAYIVVAPDFKDDRKVGREVADWLATQVAPHKRLRGGVVVVDEIPKSPAGKILRKFLRERAAREWQAEVAAKGGARL
- the APR1 gene encoding uncharacterized protein (Belongs to the peptidase A1 family), with protein sequence MYVAQLFAVLALVAQAVALPLDQPTTNLLALAEPVTIPITRKVNLVSPDTVPAGGEANMRAMTTGAIGTQGVLNRANVMYTVNVNIGTPPQTLEVQLDTGSRALWVHSNPCQAECPSKPGFNRGASSTYNNTGETYRMDYPVTHVTGEVGTDTVSLGGNAVPKQEFGVALPLVPRPEVELAGNARLDLTFSGVPYRIAAEDMYQFRGKANTSSMEETCFGNIFGWI